From Draconibacterium halophilum, one genomic window encodes:
- a CDS encoding YceI family protein, which produces MKKLATLLIVVIAIASTSFASSTKGDKTTFSVDTKASKVYWTGKKVTGEHTGYLNLAGGEVFAEGKKVTGANLNMDVTSIEVTDLEGEWKDKLVGHLKSDDFFSAEKHPVANFKITSFENDKVVGDLTIKGITNEVSFPAEVKIEGNTLSAEGTASIDRTKWDIKYGSGKFFSDLGDKMINDEFQIKFELKATAADGMTSSK; this is translated from the coding sequence ATGAAAAAATTAGCTACATTATTAATCGTTGTGATTGCAATAGCAAGCACAAGTTTTGCATCGAGTACTAAGGGCGATAAAACAACATTTAGTGTTGACACCAAAGCCAGCAAAGTATATTGGACCGGTAAAAAAGTTACTGGTGAACACACAGGTTACCTCAACTTAGCCGGAGGAGAAGTTTTTGCAGAAGGTAAAAAAGTTACAGGAGCTAATCTGAATATGGATGTGACTTCGATTGAAGTAACTGATCTTGAAGGTGAGTGGAAAGACAAACTGGTAGGTCACCTTAAATCAGATGATTTCTTCTCGGCAGAGAAGCATCCGGTGGCCAACTTTAAAATTACTTCATTCGAAAACGATAAAGTTGTTGGCGACCTTACTATTAAAGGAATTACAAACGAAGTATCGTTTCCTGCAGAAGTAAAAATTGAAGGGAATACGTTATCAGCAGAAGGAACTGCTTCTATCGACCGTACAAAGTGGGATATTAAATACGGCTCAGGAAAATTCTTCAGCGATCTTGGCGATAAAATGATCAATGACGAATTCCAGATTAAATTTGAATTGAAAGCTACAGCTGCTGATGGAATGACCTCAAGCAAATAA
- a CDS encoding sodium ion-translocating decarboxylase subunit beta, which translates to MDILSELFNMTALGEITWQTLIMWAISFVLLYLGIKKGYEPLLLIPIAFGVLLANFPGGQMGVVDPELIELEGHRYMNLFEIAHEYGIMNYLYYSLIKTGLLPPVIFMGVGVLTDFGPMLRNLKLALFGAAAQIGIFTILLGAIAVGFTPKEAASLGIIGGADGPTAIYTTIKLAPHLLGPIAIAAYSYMALVPVIVPLVSKLFISKKEFTINMKQMEKQYPAKVQIKNMKAAKIIFPIALGTLAAVLVPSSVPLLGMLLFGNLIKEIGSSTSRLADAAQGPIMNTATIFLGLTVGATMTAEVFLSAKTLGIIVGGFVAFAISITGGIFAVKLVNTFSKKKINPLIGATGLSAVPMASRVANELALKYDKKNHILQYCMASNISGVIGSAVAAGVLISFLM; encoded by the coding sequence ATGGATATTTTATCAGAACTGTTTAACATGACCGCGCTTGGCGAGATCACCTGGCAAACATTAATAATGTGGGCGATTTCGTTTGTGTTGCTGTATCTCGGGATAAAGAAAGGGTACGAACCCTTGTTGCTTATTCCGATAGCATTTGGTGTGTTGCTGGCCAACTTTCCGGGGGGACAAATGGGAGTTGTCGACCCCGAACTGATTGAGCTGGAAGGACACCGATATATGAACCTATTTGAAATTGCGCACGAATACGGGATTATGAATTACCTGTATTATTCGCTGATTAAAACCGGTTTGCTACCTCCTGTAATTTTTATGGGTGTTGGTGTATTAACCGACTTTGGTCCGATGTTGCGTAACCTGAAACTGGCATTATTTGGTGCCGCTGCACAGATTGGTATTTTTACCATCTTGTTGGGAGCCATTGCTGTTGGTTTTACACCTAAAGAAGCTGCTTCGCTTGGTATTATTGGTGGTGCCGATGGCCCAACTGCCATTTACACAACCATTAAACTGGCTCCGCATTTGCTCGGACCAATCGCTATTGCTGCTTATTCTTACATGGCCCTGGTGCCTGTTATTGTTCCCCTGGTTTCAAAGTTGTTTATCTCTAAAAAAGAGTTTACCATCAACATGAAACAAATGGAAAAACAGTACCCGGCAAAAGTTCAGATTAAGAATATGAAAGCTGCCAAAATTATTTTCCCTATTGCTTTGGGAACATTGGCTGCCGTTTTGGTTCCGTCGTCGGTGCCGCTGTTGGGAATGCTGTTGTTTGGTAACCTGATAAAAGAGATTGGTTCGTCGACAAGTCGATTGGCCGATGCTGCACAGGGACCAATTATGAATACCGCAACCATTTTCCTTGGTCTTACCGTTGGAGCAACAATGACTGCTGAAGTTTTCCTGTCGGCAAAAACCCTGGGTATTATTGTAGGAGGTTTTGTAGCCTTTGCCATATCAATTACCGGAGGTATTTTTGCGGTAAAACTGGTAAACACTTTCAGCAAGAAAAAGATCAACCCGCTTATTGGTGCAACCGGATTGAGTGCTGTGCCAATGGCGTCGCGTGTGGCTAACGAGCTGGCGCTGAAATACGACAAAAAGAACCACATTTTGCAGTATTGCATGGCCAGTAACATTTCGGGTGTAATTGGCTCTGCTGTTGCTGCAGGTGTGCTTATTTCGTTCTTAATGTAA
- a CDS encoding nitroreductase family protein, whose protein sequence is MSKYKIHPLLEKRWSPRAFSDKPVTEEDVNKIFTGASWAASARNEQPWKYVYGLKGTPGFDRLWECLLPGNQPWTKNAAVLFVALQRHTFESNGKTNKKAMHDVGLANAQLLLQAVSVDIYGHLMAGYDAGKAKETLRLNEDMSPVCMGALGYLGDANDLEEPFKSREREPRTRKPLEEFVTKL, encoded by the coding sequence ATGAGTAAATACAAAATTCATCCATTACTTGAAAAGAGATGGAGTCCAAGAGCTTTTTCGGATAAACCAGTAACAGAGGAAGATGTAAATAAAATATTTACCGGGGCATCATGGGCAGCAAGTGCCAGAAATGAGCAACCCTGGAAATATGTATATGGCTTAAAAGGAACTCCCGGGTTTGATAGGCTTTGGGAATGTTTGTTGCCGGGAAATCAACCCTGGACAAAAAATGCAGCGGTACTTTTTGTCGCCTTGCAACGGCATACTTTTGAGTCGAACGGAAAAACGAATAAGAAGGCAATGCATGATGTGGGACTGGCAAATGCACAATTGCTGCTTCAGGCGGTTAGTGTTGATATTTATGGCCATTTAATGGCAGGATACGATGCTGGCAAGGCCAAAGAGACACTCCGTTTAAACGAAGATATGAGCCCGGTTTGTATGGGCGCTTTGGGCTATTTAGGTGATGCAAATGACTTGGAAGAGCCATTTAAGTCAAGGGAGCGAGAGCCGCGTACACGAAAACCGCTGGAAGAGTTTGTTACAAAACTTTAA
- a CDS encoding pirin family protein, with protein MKTIFYKADSRGYANHGWLETRHSFSFANYFDRERMNFGVLRVLNDDAIAGGKGFGTHPHDNMEIITIPLEGDLEHKDNMGNEAVIREGDVQVMSAGSGVYHSEFNHHPDKTLKLFQIWLLPNKQNVQPRYDQISIRDVAEANKLYQVLSPNPHDQGVWIHQDAWFFLGNYDAGKTDSYTLKKSGNGLYIMVIEGKVNISGNELSERDAIGISEVDEIDITATENCRILLMELPLALK; from the coding sequence ATGAAAACAATTTTTTATAAAGCAGATTCAAGAGGATATGCCAACCACGGTTGGCTGGAGACAAGGCACAGCTTTAGTTTTGCCAATTATTTCGATCGCGAACGAATGAATTTTGGCGTGCTGCGGGTGTTAAACGACGATGCTATTGCCGGAGGAAAAGGTTTTGGAACGCACCCACACGATAACATGGAAATTATTACCATTCCTTTGGAAGGCGATCTGGAACACAAAGATAATATGGGTAATGAGGCCGTTATTCGCGAGGGCGATGTACAGGTGATGAGTGCCGGATCGGGAGTGTATCACAGCGAGTTTAATCATCATCCCGATAAAACATTAAAGCTTTTCCAAATTTGGTTGTTACCAAACAAACAAAATGTACAACCGCGTTACGATCAGATTTCCATTCGGGATGTGGCAGAAGCCAATAAGCTGTATCAGGTACTTTCGCCAAATCCCCACGATCAGGGTGTATGGATTCACCAGGATGCCTGGTTTTTCCTCGGGAATTACGACGCCGGTAAAACAGATTCGTACACGCTTAAAAAGTCGGGAAATGGATTGTATATCATGGTGATTGAAGGGAAAGTGAATATTTCAGGAAACGAATTATCGGAACGCGATGCCATTGGAATTAGTGAGGTTGATGAAATTGATATAACTGCCACCGAAAATTGCAGGATCTTGTTAATGGAACTACCTTTAGCATTAAAGTAA
- a CDS encoding glycoside hydrolase family 18 protein: protein MNKLISILIACIFFVSCESQKSTKIEKTDVPINIMAYYVPREGYMPDQLPLEQLTHIIFSFSKVIDGEMQFRNAESDGILKQLVAQKEKHPQLKVMIACGGWTADGFSDAVFTKESRSKFISSTIDFIEKYQLDGVDIDWEYPAIPAGGTKARPEDKENFTLLMKGLREALDQLDRPQILTFASAGWKRYYKNVELLEVMKYVDYMNVMTYDQAGGATKFATHHTALGHRSLADIEQSPLGVAMTIQNAELPEGEDLWEPQSAEEIIRFCVEKGVDPNQIVIGAAFYGRGWTGVPPEDTGLYQPNTGPISGGTSYSVLLTDFTEEAGYEKHWDPVAKAPFLYNPTDSIFVTYDDTKSIKLKTQYAIENNLGGIMFWQLSSDSKDDSSLLNAIFTEALKK, encoded by the coding sequence ATGAACAAGTTAATTTCAATTTTAATTGCCTGTATATTTTTTGTTTCCTGCGAATCGCAAAAGTCAACAAAAATAGAAAAAACAGATGTACCTATTAATATTATGGCATACTATGTTCCGCGCGAGGGTTATATGCCCGATCAGTTACCGTTGGAGCAGTTAACCCACATTATTTTTAGTTTCAGCAAAGTTATTGATGGCGAAATGCAGTTTCGTAATGCGGAATCGGATGGGATTTTGAAACAGCTGGTAGCACAAAAAGAAAAGCATCCGCAGTTAAAAGTGATGATTGCTTGTGGCGGCTGGACTGCCGATGGTTTTTCGGATGCAGTGTTCACCAAAGAAAGCCGATCGAAATTCATAAGCAGTACCATCGATTTTATTGAGAAGTACCAGTTGGATGGAGTAGATATTGACTGGGAGTACCCGGCAATTCCGGCGGGAGGAACAAAAGCACGCCCCGAGGATAAGGAAAACTTTACCCTTTTAATGAAAGGACTGCGTGAAGCGCTGGACCAGCTTGATCGCCCGCAAATACTAACATTTGCCTCAGCCGGATGGAAGCGCTATTATAAAAATGTAGAATTATTGGAGGTGATGAAATATGTTGATTATATGAACGTAATGACCTATGATCAGGCAGGTGGCGCAACAAAGTTTGCTACACATCATACGGCATTGGGGCACCGGTCGCTGGCAGACATTGAGCAATCACCACTCGGTGTGGCCATGACGATACAAAATGCTGAATTACCGGAAGGAGAAGATTTGTGGGAGCCACAATCAGCCGAAGAAATTATCCGGTTTTGTGTGGAAAAAGGTGTCGACCCAAATCAGATTGTTATTGGTGCAGCATTTTACGGTAGAGGCTGGACAGGTGTTCCACCTGAGGACACAGGTTTGTATCAACCCAATACCGGCCCGATAAGCGGAGGAACTTCCTATTCCGTTTTATTAACTGATTTTACTGAAGAGGCTGGTTACGAAAAACACTGGGATCCGGTGGCGAAGGCACCATTTCTGTATAATCCTACGGACAGTATTTTTGTGACTTATGACGATACAAAATCAATAAAATTAAAAACACAATACGCCATCGAAAATAATTTAGGCGGCATTATGTTCTGGCAACTAAGCAGCGATAGCAAAGATGATTCAAGTTTGCTAAATGCAATTTTCACGGAGGCATTAAAAAAGTAG
- a CDS encoding GH92 family glycosyl hydrolase produces MNILKKIILQLFAFLFCVFTLSAQTPADWVNPFIGTTNYGTTNPGAVVPRGMVSVVPFNVSGNSPLNARDKDDGWWSTPYSWDNKYFTGYSHVNLSGVGCPELGVILLMPTTGEVNGDHRKYGSEMSEQVAHPGYYSTYLNKYDIKTEVSASERTGISRFTFPAGQSNILIDLGNGLTNESGASIKIINDHEIEGWRMTGTFCYNDGTERPVYFVARFSQPAEEFGVWKKMPKMGHEAAWSATSNKIKYYKDFKAEMAGDSIGSWFTFNTKANDEILVEVGISYVSIDNARLNLNHETNNFDFEATRKQAEDKWNKALSKITVEGGNDDQKTVFYTGLYHIQIHPNILSDVNGQYPAMESFEIKAHPNGERYTTFSLWDTYRNVHPFMSLVFPQQQLNVVQSIIEMYDESGWLPRWELNSTETHVMEGDPAIPVLVDTWFRGIRDFDIEKAYEAMYKSATTPGTENKLRPDIDHYISHGYVPLMEQYDNSVSHALEYYIADWNLAQLAKELGKEDDYERFLKQSKGYKNYYDKEFEIIRPKLENGEFMPDFNPRQGENFEPSPGFHEGNAYQYTFCAHQDMDGMIALNGGKKEFVKKLQAIFDNGHFDMANEPDIHYPWLFNYVKGEEWRAQKELNRLMTTYFKNAPNGLPGNDDTGTMSTWIVYAMMGIYPVLPGDMNYALSTPVFDEVKIQLDPNFYPGQELTIKKTGSGYNISSISLNGKKQKSFFINHADLGKGGVLEIKH; encoded by the coding sequence ATGAATATTCTAAAAAAGATAATCCTTCAGCTTTTCGCATTCTTATTTTGTGTATTTACCCTATCTGCACAAACTCCGGCTGATTGGGTAAACCCTTTTATCGGGACAACCAACTACGGAACGACCAATCCTGGCGCTGTAGTTCCGCGAGGAATGGTGTCGGTAGTACCGTTTAACGTAAGCGGTAACTCTCCGTTAAATGCTCGCGACAAAGATGACGGCTGGTGGTCGACGCCCTACTCGTGGGATAATAAATATTTTACCGGCTACTCGCACGTCAACCTAAGTGGTGTTGGCTGCCCCGAGTTAGGTGTTATTCTTTTGATGCCAACCACTGGCGAAGTAAACGGCGACCACCGCAAATACGGATCAGAAATGAGTGAACAGGTGGCTCATCCCGGCTACTATTCCACCTATTTAAATAAATACGATATCAAAACGGAAGTGTCGGCAAGCGAAAGAACAGGCATTAGCCGCTTTACTTTCCCGGCCGGGCAATCCAACATTTTGATCGATCTTGGCAACGGTTTGACCAACGAAAGTGGTGCCTCCATAAAAATCATAAACGATCACGAGATTGAAGGCTGGCGAATGACCGGAACTTTCTGTTATAACGACGGCACCGAACGCCCCGTATATTTTGTAGCGCGTTTTAGCCAACCCGCCGAAGAATTTGGCGTATGGAAAAAAATGCCAAAAATGGGGCATGAAGCAGCATGGTCGGCAACCAGTAATAAAATAAAATACTACAAAGATTTCAAGGCTGAAATGGCTGGCGACAGCATTGGCAGCTGGTTTACTTTTAACACCAAAGCCAACGACGAAATTCTGGTTGAAGTGGGGATTTCGTACGTCAGCATTGATAATGCACGACTGAATTTAAATCACGAAACGAACAATTTCGATTTTGAAGCCACACGAAAACAAGCTGAAGATAAGTGGAACAAAGCACTTTCGAAGATTACTGTTGAAGGAGGAAATGATGATCAGAAAACAGTTTTCTACACCGGTTTGTATCACATTCAGATTCATCCAAATATTTTAAGCGATGTAAATGGCCAGTATCCGGCCATGGAATCGTTTGAGATAAAAGCACATCCCAACGGCGAGCGCTACACCACATTTTCGTTGTGGGACACTTACCGAAATGTTCATCCGTTTATGAGTTTGGTTTTTCCGCAGCAGCAATTAAATGTGGTGCAATCGATTATAGAAATGTACGACGAGAGTGGCTGGCTGCCACGTTGGGAGCTAAACAGCACCGAAACGCATGTAATGGAAGGCGACCCGGCTATTCCGGTTCTTGTGGACACCTGGTTCCGTGGCATCCGCGATTTTGACATTGAAAAAGCTTATGAAGCGATGTACAAATCGGCAACCACGCCCGGCACCGAAAACAAGCTTCGCCCGGATATTGACCATTATATTTCGCATGGTTATGTTCCGCTAATGGAACAGTACGACAACTCGGTATCGCATGCCTTGGAATATTACATTGCCGACTGGAACCTGGCTCAACTCGCAAAAGAGTTGGGTAAAGAAGATGATTACGAACGCTTTTTAAAACAATCGAAAGGCTACAAAAACTACTATGATAAAGAGTTTGAGATTATCCGCCCGAAACTGGAAAATGGCGAATTCATGCCCGACTTTAATCCACGACAGGGCGAGAATTTTGAACCCAGCCCTGGTTTTCACGAAGGTAATGCCTATCAATATACTTTTTGTGCCCATCAAGATATGGATGGTATGATAGCGCTGAACGGTGGCAAAAAAGAATTTGTAAAAAAACTACAGGCAATTTTCGATAATGGTCATTTTGATATGGCCAACGAACCCGATATTCACTACCCGTGGCTTTTTAACTATGTGAAAGGCGAAGAATGGCGTGCCCAAAAAGAACTGAACCGTTTAATGACTACCTACTTCAAAAATGCACCTAACGGACTGCCGGGCAACGATGATACCGGAACCATGTCGACCTGGATTGTTTATGCCATGATGGGCATTTACCCGGTTCTGCCCGGTGATATGAATTATGCGCTCTCCACGCCTGTTTTTGACGAAGTGAAAATTCAACTGGATCCAAACTTTTATCCCGGACAAGAGCTCACTATAAAGAAGACGGGCTCGGGCTATAATATAAGCAGCATTTCGTTAAACGGTAAAAAGCAAAAGTCTTTCTTTATCAACCATGCTGATTTGGGTAAGGGGGGTGTTTTAGAAATTAAGCACTAA
- a CDS encoding Crp/Fnr family transcriptional regulator — translation MEDFSVLYSYFEKIGKHELTDADKAELTSVFKKEQFKKKERVFRVDEENTRHYYIEEGLLRMYIIDQSGKEFNVLFAKERQWLGDLATPAATSYFMDAVENTTVFSVDENGYALLIKKYPQLGSYIRRSYIFLQKRFVSILSKTAEENYEQLLKNDSNLVQRLPQYHISSYLGVTPVFLSKIIAKKARKRD, via the coding sequence ATGGAAGACTTCTCTGTACTGTATTCATATTTTGAGAAAATAGGCAAGCACGAACTAACTGATGCCGATAAAGCAGAACTTACATCGGTTTTCAAAAAAGAACAGTTTAAAAAGAAAGAACGAGTATTTCGCGTTGATGAAGAGAACACCCGCCATTATTACATAGAAGAGGGGCTGCTTCGCATGTATATTATCGATCAGAGTGGAAAAGAATTTAATGTGCTGTTTGCAAAAGAACGACAGTGGCTGGGAGATTTAGCTACTCCGGCTGCCACATCATATTTTATGGATGCAGTGGAGAATACCACTGTTTTTTCGGTTGACGAAAATGGTTATGCATTACTAATAAAGAAATACCCACAGTTGGGATCATACATCCGGCGCTCGTATATCTTTTTACAAAAACGCTTCGTTTCCATTCTGTCAAAAACAGCCGAAGAAAATTACGAACAGCTTTTAAAGAACGATTCCAACCTGGTTCAACGCCTTCCGCAATACCATATTTCGTCTTATCTGGGGGTTACTCCCGTGTTTTTAAGTAAGATCATTGCCAAAAAAGCAAGAAAAAGAGACTAA
- a CDS encoding ligand-binding sensor domain-containing protein — translation MTYLFRAIKFNSFCLNKIKLVIFNLVVILLVILFSGSLTNTANCQPTNLQFRYLTTDEGLSSSLVISFLQDHNGYMWIGTYNGLNRYDGKRIKVYNNDISDPNSLQCDNVRVIFQDNNNDLFIGTNCGLSYYDPYNDNFINFMTDESSPLYGMGVSVYGIDSSDDGYLWLATDAGLIHFNPTTQAITTYTNDPDNPQSLPDNLVQDVFTDSKNRTWVSLKGGLALFNHETKTFKLITNGANPKNINSENTFLEITEDQQGNVWFASFDGLFCLENSSSENDNLICYRHHPDDPNSISASHLTSLYNDSQNNLWIGAENDGLYRFNREEKNFLHYSSDDYNPKSLNNISIQAINVDNSGNLWVGTFGGGVNISPKNSDAILHYKNIKGAKQSLSNNVVSTIYEDSKNRMWIGTDGGGLNLFNKRTKRFTRFNESNSGFSSNVILSIKEDKNQRLWLGTWNGGIIKFDPDKGNSAIYSIKNSKIPDNSIFSIVMGENNDLWLGSFRAGLIHFDIEKNEFHSYNQSNSAIVGEYISVIRKYKQDKLILGTTNGFSIFSTKNKTFTNYPFEQGDPNCISHNSVHDIVVENDTSIWIGTQSGLNRFNPESKVIKKYFEKDGLPNNVIRGLVLGNDGILWVTTAAGVCKFDCNNKENSNNKYETFTKDDGLQGNEFYFKSTLLAENGKLYLGGMNGFNVISPDRIMQNTNIPEVTITEFEIFNKPVVPNTPGSPLKKIISETEKITLNHHQSVLTFSFAAMDFTTPQKNQYAYKLEDFDKNWTYSGNRSKVTYTNLDPGDYLLKVKGTNNNGVWNEKATILEIEILPPWWLTIWFKLIVLLFGISLIVTFFYLRTATLRKQKRQLAQEVRERTYDLKEKNRLLIKKSDELIKTNDQLTENQKIIKNQSEELKVTAENLEEINNELTSINATKDKLFSVIAHDLKNPFNIILGFSELLINNFHSWDDEQKLKTLTFLNNSSNEAYTLLENLLHWSRSQGKKIEFAPSEINVANFIDNVLNNVSSVATNKNVKLLNLCTNKNLSVHADQNLLTIVCHNLLTNAIKFSLPNSKIVVNAENYTNEFVQFSVRDEGVGISKEKVKTLFNLENTSSTKGTDGEKGTGLGLMICKEFVTYHQGEIGVESEINKGTTFFFTIPKHQAI, via the coding sequence ATGACATATCTTTTCAGAGCAATAAAATTCAACTCTTTCTGCTTAAATAAAATAAAGCTGGTTATATTTAATTTGGTTGTTATTTTACTCGTTATATTATTCTCAGGATCTTTAACAAACACGGCAAATTGCCAGCCAACTAACTTACAATTCAGATACCTTACTACCGATGAAGGACTATCATCATCACTTGTAATAAGTTTTTTACAAGACCATAATGGGTATATGTGGATAGGCACCTATAATGGCCTAAACCGTTATGACGGGAAAAGAATTAAAGTCTACAATAATGACATTTCAGACCCCAACAGCCTGCAGTGCGACAATGTCAGGGTGATATTTCAGGATAATAATAATGACCTTTTTATCGGCACAAACTGTGGTTTAAGTTATTATGATCCTTATAATGATAACTTTATAAACTTCATGACTGATGAATCTTCTCCACTTTATGGAATGGGGGTTAGTGTTTATGGAATAGATAGTAGCGACGATGGTTATTTATGGCTTGCAACCGACGCCGGATTAATACATTTTAACCCAACAACCCAGGCCATTACAACCTATACCAATGATCCGGATAATCCACAAAGTTTACCAGATAATTTAGTGCAAGATGTATTTACCGACAGTAAAAACCGAACATGGGTAAGCTTGAAAGGAGGTCTCGCTCTGTTTAATCATGAAACAAAAACATTCAAATTGATTACAAATGGGGCCAACCCAAAAAATATTAATTCCGAGAATACTTTTCTCGAAATAACTGAGGACCAACAAGGAAATGTTTGGTTTGCAAGCTTCGACGGCTTGTTTTGTTTGGAAAACTCATCTTCCGAGAATGATAATTTAATCTGCTACAGACATCACCCGGATGATCCAAACAGTATATCAGCCAGCCACCTAACAAGTTTATATAACGATTCTCAAAACAATCTGTGGATAGGTGCAGAAAATGATGGATTATACCGATTCAACCGTGAGGAGAAAAACTTTTTGCACTACAGCAGCGATGATTACAACCCAAAAAGTTTAAACAATATATCGATTCAGGCAATAAACGTAGATAACTCCGGAAACCTGTGGGTTGGAACTTTTGGCGGTGGAGTAAATATTTCGCCCAAAAACAGCGATGCCATTCTACACTACAAAAATATAAAAGGAGCAAAACAAAGTTTAAGTAATAACGTGGTAAGTACCATTTATGAAGATTCGAAAAACAGAATGTGGATTGGCACCGATGGAGGTGGTTTGAACCTTTTTAATAAAAGGACTAAACGTTTTACTCGTTTTAACGAAAGCAATTCCGGCTTTTCGAGCAATGTTATTTTATCCATTAAAGAAGATAAGAACCAGCGTTTGTGGTTGGGAACCTGGAATGGAGGAATTATTAAATTTGATCCCGATAAAGGAAACTCGGCAATTTACTCTATTAAAAACAGTAAAATTCCGGACAATAGCATCTTTAGCATTGTAATGGGTGAAAACAACGACCTGTGGTTGGGAAGTTTCCGCGCGGGGTTAATTCATTTTGATATAGAGAAAAATGAGTTCCATTCATACAACCAAAGCAACAGCGCTATTGTTGGCGAGTATATTTCTGTAATAAGAAAATACAAACAGGATAAGCTTATCCTGGGAACAACAAATGGTTTCTCCATTTTTTCAACAAAAAACAAAACGTTTACCAACTATCCTTTTGAACAAGGTGATCCAAATTGTATAAGTCACAATTCTGTTCACGATATTGTAGTTGAAAACGACACCAGCATTTGGATTGGAACCCAATCAGGGCTAAACAGATTTAATCCTGAATCAAAAGTTATTAAAAAGTATTTTGAGAAAGACGGACTCCCGAATAATGTAATTCGTGGCCTGGTATTGGGTAATGATGGAATCTTATGGGTTACAACAGCTGCAGGAGTATGCAAATTTGATTGTAACAACAAAGAGAATTCAAACAATAAATATGAAACCTTTACTAAGGATGATGGATTACAAGGCAATGAGTTTTATTTCAAAAGTACCTTGCTAGCCGAGAATGGAAAATTGTATCTGGGAGGAATGAATGGGTTCAATGTAATTTCGCCCGACAGAATTATGCAAAACACAAATATCCCTGAAGTTACCATCACTGAGTTTGAAATTTTCAATAAACCAGTTGTTCCAAATACGCCCGGCTCACCATTAAAGAAAATCATTTCCGAAACGGAAAAAATTACGTTAAATCATCACCAGTCGGTACTTACTTTTTCTTTTGCAGCCATGGACTTTACAACCCCCCAAAAAAATCAGTATGCCTATAAACTCGAAGATTTCGACAAAAACTGGACTTATTCCGGAAACCGATCGAAGGTAACTTACACCAATCTCGACCCGGGAGATTACCTGCTAAAAGTAAAAGGAACAAACAATAACGGAGTATGGAATGAGAAAGCGACGATATTGGAAATAGAAATATTACCTCCCTGGTGGTTAACCATTTGGTTTAAATTGATTGTACTACTTTTCGGTATAAGCCTTATAGTTACGTTTTTCTATTTACGAACAGCAACTTTAAGAAAGCAAAAAAGACAATTGGCACAGGAAGTACGGGAACGGACTTATGATTTGAAAGAAAAAAATCGCTTGTTGATTAAAAAATCTGACGAGCTGATAAAAACAAACGACCAACTTACCGAGAATCAAAAGATCATAAAAAACCAATCGGAAGAACTAAAAGTTACAGCTGAAAATCTGGAGGAAATTAATAACGAATTGACATCAATTAATGCTACTAAAGACAAGTTATTCTCGGTTATTGCCCATGACCTTAAAAATCCTTTTAATATAATTCTCGGTTTTAGTGAGTTACTCATCAATAACTTTCATTCCTGGGACGACGAACAAAAACTAAAAACACTAACTTTCCTTAATAATTCGTCGAATGAGGCCTACACGCTTCTGGAGAATTTGCTTCACTGGTCAAGAAGTCAGGGTAAAAAGATTGAGTTTGCACCTTCAGAAATAAATGTGGCAAATTTTATTGATAACGTGCTGAACAATGTTAGCTCAGTTGCCACAAATAAAAATGTAAAACTTTTAAACCTTTGTACCAACAAAAACCTAAGCGTGCATGCTGACCAAAACCTGCTAACAATTGTTTGCCACAACTTGTTAACGAATGCTATTAAATTCAGTTTACCCAACAGTAAAATAGTTGTTAATGCGGAGAATTATACCAACGAATTTGTACAGTTTAGTGTTCGCGACGAAGGTGTAGGCATTTCAAAAGAAAAAGTAAAAACACTTTTTAATCTGGAAAACACCTCCTCAACAAAAGGTACAGATGGAGAAAAAGGAACTGGACTGGGACTGATGATTTGCAAGGAATTTGTTACTTATCACCAAGGAGAAATAGGGGTTGAAAGCGAGATTAACAAAGGTACTACCTTCTTTTTTACCATTCCAAAACATCAAGCCATTTAG